Proteins co-encoded in one Alphaproteobacteria bacterium PA2 genomic window:
- a CDS encoding short-chain dehydrogenase: MGLLSGKVAIITGAGGGLGEAYAKLFAREGASVVVNDLGGSRDGSGEGSVSAAQKVVNDIVAAGGQAVANGDDVSTMEGGENILKTALDAFGQVDILVCNAGILRDKSFANTSEADWDLVVKVHLKGTYCCTMPVWKWLKDNGKPGTIIMTSSTSGLYGNFGQSNYGAAKAGIYGFMRVLSIEGRKYGIRVMGLAPGAFTRMTADLPGRVGRDPEPMSLPENIAPGVLYMASDLAADHTGKVLGVSSRGVREIKMLQTDGFNPGRPYTAQDVAEHAADVFFPAAPERTAAS; this comes from the coding sequence ATGGGGCTCTTGAGCGGTAAGGTCGCCATCATAACGGGCGCTGGCGGGGGTCTGGGCGAGGCCTATGCCAAGCTCTTCGCCAGGGAAGGCGCCAGCGTTGTCGTCAACGACCTGGGCGGATCCCGGGACGGCTCGGGCGAAGGGTCGGTCTCTGCGGCGCAGAAGGTGGTCAATGACATTGTTGCGGCTGGCGGCCAGGCCGTGGCCAATGGCGACGATGTCTCGACCATGGAGGGCGGCGAAAACATCCTCAAGACGGCCCTCGACGCCTTTGGTCAGGTGGACATTCTGGTCTGCAACGCCGGAATTCTCAGGGACAAGTCCTTTGCCAACACCAGCGAGGCCGATTGGGACCTGGTGGTGAAGGTGCATCTGAAGGGCACCTATTGCTGCACCATGCCGGTCTGGAAGTGGCTGAAAGATAACGGTAAACCCGGCACAATCATAATGACCAGCTCGACCTCGGGCCTCTATGGCAATTTCGGCCAGTCGAACTACGGCGCCGCAAAGGCCGGGATCTACGGCTTCATGCGCGTGCTTTCCATCGAGGGACGCAAGTACGGGATCCGGGTCATGGGCCTCGCGCCAGGCGCCTTCACCCGCATGACCGCCGACCTGCCTGGCCGTGTCGGTCGCGACCCGGAACCCATGAGCCTGCCTGAGAACATTGCGCCAGGCGTGCTGTACATGGCCTCGGACCTGGCGGCCGATCACACCGGCAAGGTCCTGGGCGTTTCATCGCGCGGCGTTCGGGAAATCAAGATGCTGCAGACCGACGGCTTCAACCCGGGACGGCCCTACACCGCCCAGGATGTCGCAGAGCATGCGGCTGACGTCTTCTTCCCGGCGGCGCCGGAGCGGACTGCGGCTAGCTAG